From the genome of Seriola aureovittata isolate HTS-2021-v1 ecotype China chromosome 6, ASM2101889v1, whole genome shotgun sequence, one region includes:
- the si:dkey-110c1.10 gene encoding unconventional myosin-Vb, which yields MATLELYSKGASVWIADPDAVWVSAQLLKDYSPGEKQLLLQLSNGNEVHYPVGSPSDLPPLGNPDILEGENDLTALSFLHEPAVLHNLRVRFLDYSSIYTYCGIVLVAINPYDQLPIYGEEVIDAYSGQDMADMEPHIFSVAEEAYRTMTREEKNQSIIISGESGSGKTVSAKFTMRYFAAVGGAAQQTSVEERVLASNPIMESIGNAKTTRNDNSSRFGKYIEIGFGRKGDIIGANMRTYLLEKSRVVFQASAERNYHIFYQLCASRELPEMRSLKLDAPEHFRYTNQGGEMQIPGTDDVSDLERTRNAFTILGVQLDQQMELFRILSAVLHLGNVNIQASGRSSDRGYIDADDRALAVFSKLLGVEGPQMAHWLCHRRLAVGGEMLVKPMSGQQAIEARDALAKHIYGQLFTWTVQRLNSALRTQRGQVKSFIGVLDIYGFETFDRNSFEQFCINYANEKLQQQFNRHVFHLEQEEYVREELAWSRIEFSDNQQCISLIEGQLGLLDLLDEECRMPKGSDESWVQKLYNQHLTSKRHPHFQKPRMSNSAFVILHFADMVQYECGGFLDKNRDTVFEELINILKASQSELVAELFQQQETVSTVANGSVRSGKRATREHKLTVGFQFRQSLQMLMDTLNSTTPHYVRCIKPNDLKEPFMFDPKRTVQQLRACGVLETIRISAAGYPSRWTYEEFFSRYRLLLRGAQNQEQAQASCRRTLPQLISDPDQYCFGKTKVFFRAGQVALLERLRAEKLRVAAVIIQSRVRGWLSRIMYARILWATVTIQRYCRGALARRLALTLRYTKAALVIQKTYRMVVVRQLFLMIRQATVTIQAFTRGTLARRRYGQLVAERAAVLLQARVRGWLARQAYRRVRAAVVFMQCCVRRRAARRELLKLKTEARSVERYRELNKGMEVKLMQLQLRADQEARESAALRETLHAEREATGAELEALRATIQRLESQKHEKPQPCPAISEKEVEKMKRAEDKAAQEILQLTQELQTLQREMDDSHKEREDLSARLLEQEKEREEHVHQAVSQASAALREELDEERRKYQGLLREFTRLEQRYDNLREMSLLTERTKGHRRTDSAQSLSFEPLSPSPTPLSPQSLTPLSVSPFPSAFPSPEEVRRVSVTSPSLERRVSVWSSETPMDQLMEKMDVAKDPVVKMRGEDLAHAYDAVRVANKFLESQLRNQRSQREEELEALRRELSQAISGSSSAAQQQELQELLEAREQECVKLRRELKELRNIVSLRRILTKALTPETLSCPSRPKPAAVTGLLECRKRDEAKLIKNIITDIRVDSALSLPPGLPASVLFLCVRQADCSGDQTRARSLCSAAVTAMKAALKKHSNDMDMTALWLKNACVLNDLLTQHSPKQALDSDELVPLTSDLSDLIRSLSDLCIQAYQQLFSITDTHLQNIIVPALLESETIPGLSGSAAKLATSRKRAGSDSRTVTGDASPTMASVLRELGALHTALSHQALPPVLMEQAFHQLTYLISASALNSLLLRKDMCCWSRGMQIRYNVSLLEEWLRSRGLQAGGAVATLEPLIQAVQLLQAGKKTEADAQALVHTCTALSSQQIVKILTLYTPHSDLDERVTLNFIRTVQGLLKGRSDGQPPQLLMDVRRVFPVTFPYLPPAAYHAEQLVIPDSLKISFLRRA from the exons atgGCAACACTGGAGCTATACAGTAAG GGAGCAAGTGTGTGGATTGCCGACCCAGATGCAGTCTGGGTATCCGCCCAGCTCCTCAAGGACTACAGTCCTGGGGAGAAACAGCTACTGCTACAGCTCTCTAATGGAAAT GAGGTTCATTACCCGGTGGGCTCTCCCTCTGATCTCCCACCGCTGGGGAACCCCGACATCCTGGAGGGGGAAAATGATCTAACAGCTCTCAGCTTCCTCCATGAGCCTGCTGTCCTGCACAACCTCCGGGTTCGATTTCTGGACTACAGCAGCATCTACACGTACTGTG GTATTGTGTTAGTGGCCATTAATCCCTATGACCAGCTGCCCATATACGGAGAGGAGGTGATAGATGCTTACAGTGGTCAGGACATGGCCGACATGGAGCCTCACATCTTTTCCGTGGCAGAGGAGGCTTACCGCACTATGACCAG GGAAGAAAAGAACCAGTCTATCATCATCAGTGGGGAGTCTGGCTCAGGGAAAACAGTCTCAGCCAAATTCACCATGCGATACTTCGCTGCGGTCGGAGGAGCGGCACAGCAGACCAGCGTGGAGGAGAGAGTTCTGGCTTCTAACCCTATCATGGAG TCTATTGGGAATGCTAAAACCACTCGAAATGACAACAGCAGTcgttttgggaaatacattgAGATTGGCTTTGGCAGAAAGGGGGACATCATTGGGGCAAACATGAGGACGTATCTGCTGGAGAAGTCAAGGGTCGTCTTCCAG gCATCAGCAGAGCGAAACTACCATATCTTCTACCAGCTGTGTGCCTCCAGAGAGCTGCCTGAAATGAGATCCCTCAAACTGG ATGCACCTGAGCACTTCCGCTACACCAACCAGGGAGGAGAGATGCAGATACCTGGCACTGATGATGTGTCAGACCTGGAGCGCACTCGCAATGCTTTTACCATTCTGG GTGTGCAGCTTGACCAACAGATGGAGCTCTTCAGGATCCTTTCAGCTGTTCTACATCTGGGAAATGTCAACATCCAAGCCAGTGGAAGAAGTTCAGACAGGGGTTATATTGAt GCAGACGACCGCGCTCTGGCCGTCTTCTCCAAGCTACTAGGAGTTGAAGGACCTCAGATGGCCCACTGGCTGTGTCATCGCAGGCTGGCTGTAGGGGGAGAGATGCTGGTCAAACCCATGTCTGGTCAGCAGGCGATAGAGGCCAGAGATGCACTGGCTAAACACATCTACGGCCAGCTGTTTACATGGACTGTCCAGAGACTCAACTCCGCCCTGCGCACACAGAGGGGGCAAGTCAAATCCTTCATAGGGGTGCTGGACATCTATGG GTTTGAGACCTTTGATCGGAACAGTTTTGAGCAGTTCTGTATaaattatgcaaatgaaaaactcCAGCAGCAGTTTAACAGG catgTGTTCCACTTGGAGCAGGAGGAGTATGTCCGGGAGGAGCTGGCCTGGAGCAGGATTGAGTTCAGTGACAACCAGCAGTGCATCAGTCTCATAGAGGGACAACTAGGCCTGCTTGATCTGTTAGATGAGGAGTGCAGG ATGCCTAAAGGATCAGATGAGAGCTGGGTACAGAAGCTGTACAACCAACACCTGACCAGCAAGCGCCACCCTCACTTCCAGAAGCCTCGCATGTCCAACAGCGCCTTCGTCATTCTGCACTTTGCTGACATG gTGCAATATGAATGTGGCGGCTTTTTAGACAAGAATCGAGATACAGTCTTTGAGGAGCTTATTAACATTCTGAAAGCAAGTCAG tctgagcTGGTGGCTGAGTTGTTCCAGCAGCAGGAGACTGTGTCCACTGTGGCCAATGGAAGTGTTCGCTCAGGGAAAAGAGCCACCAGAGAGCACAAACTGACCGTGGGCTTCCAG TTCCGTCAGTCCTTACAGATGCTAATGGACACCCTCAACAGCACCACTCCTCACTATGTCCGCTGCATTAAACCCAACGACCTCAAAGAGCCTTTTAT GTTTGACCCCAAGAGGACAGTCCAACAGCTGAGAGCCTGTGGGGTGCTGGAGACTATTCGTATCAGTGCTGCAGGTTATCCATCCAG ATGGACGTATGAGGAGTTCTTCAGCAGGTACCGTCTTCTTCTTCGAGGGGCTCAGAATCAGGAGCAGGCCCAGGCCTCCTGCAGACGGACCCTGCCTCAGCTCATCTCAGACCCAGACCAGTACTGCTTTGGAAAGACCAAAGTATTTTTCCGAGCTGGTCAGGTGGCTCTTCTGGAGAGGCTAAGAGCCGAGAAGCTGCGTGTCGCTGCTGTGATCATCCAGAGCCGGGTCAGAGGATGGCTGTCACGGATCATGTACGCCAGGATCCTCTGGGCAACCGTCACCATACAGAGATACTGTAGAGGAGCTCTGGCGAGACG ACTGGCCCTGACCCTGCGCTACACCAAGGCTGCCTTAGTGATCCAGAAGACCTACCGCATGGTGGTGGTCAGACAGTTGTTCCTCATGATCCGCCAGGCCACCGTCACCATCCAGGCCTTCACCAGGGGCACACTGGCACGCCGCAGATACGGACAG TTGGTGGCAGAGCGTGCCGCTGTGTTGCTTCAGGCCAGAGTGCGTGGGTGGTTGGCGAGGCAAGCGTACAGGCGAGTGCGTGCGGCGGTGGTGTTCATGCAGTGCTGCGTGCGCCGCAGGGCAGCCAGGAGAGAGCTGCTGAAACTAAAGACAGAGGCCCGCTCAGTCGAGAGGTACAGAGAGCTCAACAAGGGCATGGAAGTCAAACTGATGCAGCTGCAGTTAAGAGCCGACCAGGAG GCCAGAGAGAGTGCTGCTTTGAGAGAGACCCTGCATGCAGAGCGAGAGGCCACCGGTGCCGAGCTGGAGGCTCTGAGGGCGACGATACAGAGGCTGGAGAGCCAGAAACATGAGAAACCTCAGCCCTGCCCAGCCATCAGtgagaaggaggtggagaaaatgaagagagcTGAGGACAAAGCTGCCCAGGAGATCCTTCAACTCACACAA GAGTtgcaaacactgcagagagaaatggACGATTctcacaaagagagagaggatctCTCTGCTCGACTCCTTGAACAAGAAAAAGAACGAGAAG agCACGTGCATCAGGCTGTGTCTCAGGCGAGTGCAGCTCTGAGGGAGGAGCtggatgaagagaggagaaagtaCCAGGGTCTCCTGAGAGAGTTCACCAGACTGGAGCAGAGATATGACAACCTCAGAGAGATGAGTCTGCTCACTGAG CGCACGAAGGGCCACAGAAGGACCGACTCGGCCCAGAGTCTGAGCTTTGAGCCCCTTTCTCCCTCACCCACCCCACTGTCACCCCAGTCTCTCACCCCACTCTCCGTGTCACCCTTCCCATCTGCCTTCCCTTCCCCGGAGGAGGTCCGCAGGGTCAGCGTGACGTCTCCTTCCCTGGAGAGGAGAGTTTCAGTGTGGAGCTCAGAAACACCAATG GACCAGCTGATGGAGAAGATGGATGTGGCCAAAGACCCGGTGGtgaagatgagaggagaggaccTGGCACATGCCTACGACGCTGTACGAGTGGCCAACAA GTTTCTGGAGAGTCAGCTCCGTAACCAGCGcagtcagagggaggaggagctggaggctcTGAGGCGCGAGCTCAGTCAAGCCATCTCTggttcttcctctgctgcacagcaaCAG GAACTACAGGAACTACTGGAGGCCAGAGAGCAGGAGTGTGTCAAACTGAGGAGAGAGCTGAAGGAGCTTAGAAACATAGTCTCACTCAGACGAATCCTCACTAAGG ctttgaCCCCAGAGACCTTGTCCTGTCCGTCCCGACCGAAGCCAGCAGCAGTCACTGGTTTGCTGGAATGTAGGAAGAGAGATGAAGCTAAGCTCATCAAGAACATCATCACAG ACATCCGTGTTGACAGTGCCCTGTCTCTGCCTCCTGGTCTACCTGCCAGCGTGCTTTTCCTGTGTGTCCGCCAGGCCGACTGCAGTGGAGACCAAACTCGCGCTCGCTCGCTCTGCAGCGCCGCTGTCACTGCTATGAAGGCAGCTCTGAAG AAACATAGCAACGATATGGATATGACAGCTCTGTGGCTGAAAAACGCTTGTGTGTTGAATGACCTGTTGACCCAGCACTCCCCAAAACAG GCCCTTGATTCAGATGAACTGGTTCCACTAACGAGTGACCTGAGTGACCTGATTCGTTCCCTGAGTGACCTCTGTATCCAGGCCTATCAGCAGCTCTTCTCCATCACCGATACACACCTGCAAAACATCATAG TACCCGCGCTGCTGGAGTCTGAGACCATCCCCGGGCTGTCCGGCTCAGCAGCGAAGTTGGCGACGTCCAGGAAGCGAGCAGGCTCAGACTCCAGGACCGTTACAGGTGATGCTTCACCCACTATGGCATCAGTGTTGAGGGAGCTGGGAGCCCTCCACACCGCCCTGTCCCATCAGGCTCTGCCCCCGGTGCTGATGGAGCAGGCCTTCCACCAGCTCACCTACCTCATCTCTGCCTCCGCTCTGAACAGCCTGCTGCTGCGCAAAGACATGTGCTGCTGGAGTCGTGGCATGCAAATACG ATACAATGTGAGCCTGCTGGAGGAGTGGCTGCGTAGCCGAGGTCTGCAGGCAGGGGGCGCTGTGGCCACACTGGAGCCCCTCATCCAGGCAGTTCAGCTTCTGCAGGCGGGGAAAAAAACTGAGGCGGACGCACAGGCCCTTGTTCACACCTGCACCGCACTGTCCAGCCAGCAG ATTGTGAAGATTTTGACCCTCTACACTCCCCACAGTGACCTTGATGAAAGAGTCACTCTGAATTTCATCCGTACTGTCCAG GGGCTTCTCAAAGGCCGTTCTGACGGTCAGCCTCCACAGCTCCTGATGGATGTGAGGCGagtgtttcctgtcacattcCCCTACTTGCCTCCCGCTGCCTACCATGCTGAGCAGTTAGTCATCCCAGACTCCCTCAAGATCTCCTTTCTACGCAGAGCGTAG
- the mbd3b gene encoding methyl-CpG-binding domain protein 3b isoform X4 — protein MDKNDPSGKKFRSKPQLARYLGNQMDLSSFDFRTGKMLMSKLNKNRQRLRYDNNNQNKGKPDLNTSLPVRQTASIFKQPVTKVTNHPNNKVKTDPQKAVDQPRQLFWEKKLSGLNAYDIAEELVKTMELPKGLQGVGPGCTDKTLLSAIASALHTSAAPITGQLSAAVEKNPGVWLNTAQPLCKAFIVTDEDIRKQEELVYSVRKRLEEALMADMLAHVEEAANEGEALKEEGNGSEDMESV, from the exons ATGGATAAAAACGA TCCGTCTGGGAAGAAGTTTCGGAGCAAGCCTCAGCTGGCCCGTTACCTTGGTAACCAGATGGACCTCAGCTCCTTCGATTTCCGTACGGGGAAGATGCTGATGAGCAAGCTGAACAAGAACCGTCAGAGACTGCGATATGATAACAACAACCAGAACAAG GGCAAACCTGACTTGAACACATCACTCCCAGTCAGACAAACAGCCTCGATCTTTAAGCAGCCTGTTACCAAGGTGACCAATCATCCCAACAACAAAGTGAAGACAGATCCTCAGAAAGCAGTCGACCAGCCCAGACAG cTTTTTTGGGAGAAGAAACTCAGTGGTCTGAATGCTTATGACATTGCAGAGGAGCTGGTGAAAACTATGGAATTGCCTAAAGGCCTGCAAG GCGTAGGTCCAGGCTGCACAGACAAGACTCTCTTATCGGCTATTGCAAGCGCTCTCCACACTAGTGCTGCTCCCATCACTGGCCAGTTGTCAGCAGCTGTAGAGAAGAACCCGGGTGTGTGGCTCAACACGGCACAGCCGCTGTGCAAGGCTTTTATAGTCACTGATGAGGACATCAG GAAACAGGAGGAGTTGGTGTACAGTGTGAGGAAAAGGCTGGAGGAGGCTCTGATGGCTGATATGTTGGCCCATGTCGAGGAGGCTGCCAATGAAGGGGAGGCTCTGAAGGAGGAAGGCAACGGCAGTGAAGACATGGAGAGCGTATAG
- the mbd3b gene encoding methyl-CpG-binding domain protein 3b isoform X2, with amino-acid sequence MDKNDRGEEQDEEQRQERGEAGRLYSLCPSGKKFRSKPQLARYLGNQMDLSSFDFRTGKMLMSKLNKNRQRLRYDNNNQNKGKPDLNTSLPVRQTASIFKQPVTKVTNHPNNKVKTDPQKAVDQPRQLFWEKKLSGLNAYDIAEELVKTMELPKGLQGVGPGCTDKTLLSAIASALHTSAAPITGQLSAAVEKNPGVWLNTAQPLCKAFIVTDEDIRKQEELVYSVRKRLEEALMADMLAHVEEAANEGEALKEEGNGSEDMESV; translated from the exons ATGGATAAAAACGA caGAGGAGAAGAGCAAGATGAGGAACAGAGGCAAGAGAGGGGGGAGGCGGGTCGGTTGTATAGTTTGTG TCCGTCTGGGAAGAAGTTTCGGAGCAAGCCTCAGCTGGCCCGTTACCTTGGTAACCAGATGGACCTCAGCTCCTTCGATTTCCGTACGGGGAAGATGCTGATGAGCAAGCTGAACAAGAACCGTCAGAGACTGCGATATGATAACAACAACCAGAACAAG GGCAAACCTGACTTGAACACATCACTCCCAGTCAGACAAACAGCCTCGATCTTTAAGCAGCCTGTTACCAAGGTGACCAATCATCCCAACAACAAAGTGAAGACAGATCCTCAGAAAGCAGTCGACCAGCCCAGACAG cTTTTTTGGGAGAAGAAACTCAGTGGTCTGAATGCTTATGACATTGCAGAGGAGCTGGTGAAAACTATGGAATTGCCTAAAGGCCTGCAAG GCGTAGGTCCAGGCTGCACAGACAAGACTCTCTTATCGGCTATTGCAAGCGCTCTCCACACTAGTGCTGCTCCCATCACTGGCCAGTTGTCAGCAGCTGTAGAGAAGAACCCGGGTGTGTGGCTCAACACGGCACAGCCGCTGTGCAAGGCTTTTATAGTCACTGATGAGGACATCAG GAAACAGGAGGAGTTGGTGTACAGTGTGAGGAAAAGGCTGGAGGAGGCTCTGATGGCTGATATGTTGGCCCATGTCGAGGAGGCTGCCAATGAAGGGGAGGCTCTGAAGGAGGAAGGCAACGGCAGTGAAGACATGGAGAGCGTATAG
- the mbd3b gene encoding methyl-CpG-binding domain protein 3b isoform X3 yields the protein MDKNEGEEQDEEQRQERGEAGRLYSLCPSGKKFRSKPQLARYLGNQMDLSSFDFRTGKMLMSKLNKNRQRLRYDNNNQNKGKPDLNTSLPVRQTASIFKQPVTKVTNHPNNKVKTDPQKAVDQPRQLFWEKKLSGLNAYDIAEELVKTMELPKGLQGVGPGCTDKTLLSAIASALHTSAAPITGQLSAAVEKNPGVWLNTAQPLCKAFIVTDEDIRKQEELVYSVRKRLEEALMADMLAHVEEAANEGEALKEEGNGSEDMESV from the exons ATGGATAAAAACGA AGGAGAAGAGCAAGATGAGGAACAGAGGCAAGAGAGGGGGGAGGCGGGTCGGTTGTATAGTTTGTG TCCGTCTGGGAAGAAGTTTCGGAGCAAGCCTCAGCTGGCCCGTTACCTTGGTAACCAGATGGACCTCAGCTCCTTCGATTTCCGTACGGGGAAGATGCTGATGAGCAAGCTGAACAAGAACCGTCAGAGACTGCGATATGATAACAACAACCAGAACAAG GGCAAACCTGACTTGAACACATCACTCCCAGTCAGACAAACAGCCTCGATCTTTAAGCAGCCTGTTACCAAGGTGACCAATCATCCCAACAACAAAGTGAAGACAGATCCTCAGAAAGCAGTCGACCAGCCCAGACAG cTTTTTTGGGAGAAGAAACTCAGTGGTCTGAATGCTTATGACATTGCAGAGGAGCTGGTGAAAACTATGGAATTGCCTAAAGGCCTGCAAG GCGTAGGTCCAGGCTGCACAGACAAGACTCTCTTATCGGCTATTGCAAGCGCTCTCCACACTAGTGCTGCTCCCATCACTGGCCAGTTGTCAGCAGCTGTAGAGAAGAACCCGGGTGTGTGGCTCAACACGGCACAGCCGCTGTGCAAGGCTTTTATAGTCACTGATGAGGACATCAG GAAACAGGAGGAGTTGGTGTACAGTGTGAGGAAAAGGCTGGAGGAGGCTCTGATGGCTGATATGTTGGCCCATGTCGAGGAGGCTGCCAATGAAGGGGAGGCTCTGAAGGAGGAAGGCAACGGCAGTGAAGACATGGAGAGCGTATAG
- the mbd3b gene encoding methyl-CpG-binding domain protein 3b isoform X1 yields the protein MEKKRWDCTALPKGWKMEEVTRKSGLSAGKSDVYYFSPSGKKFRSKPQLARYLGNQMDLSSFDFRTGKMLMSKLNKNRQRLRYDNNNQNKGKPDLNTSLPVRQTASIFKQPVTKVTNHPNNKVKTDPQKAVDQPRQLFWEKKLSGLNAYDIAEELVKTMELPKGLQGVGPGCTDKTLLSAIASALHTSAAPITGQLSAAVEKNPGVWLNTAQPLCKAFIVTDEDIRKQEELVYSVRKRLEEALMADMLAHVEEAANEGEALKEEGNGSEDMESV from the exons atggagaagaaaagatggGATTGCACTGCTCTCCCCAAGGGCTGGAAAATGGAAGAAGTGACCAGAAAGTCGGGTTTGTCCGCTGGAAAAAGCGATGTCTATTATTTTAG TCCGTCTGGGAAGAAGTTTCGGAGCAAGCCTCAGCTGGCCCGTTACCTTGGTAACCAGATGGACCTCAGCTCCTTCGATTTCCGTACGGGGAAGATGCTGATGAGCAAGCTGAACAAGAACCGTCAGAGACTGCGATATGATAACAACAACCAGAACAAG GGCAAACCTGACTTGAACACATCACTCCCAGTCAGACAAACAGCCTCGATCTTTAAGCAGCCTGTTACCAAGGTGACCAATCATCCCAACAACAAAGTGAAGACAGATCCTCAGAAAGCAGTCGACCAGCCCAGACAG cTTTTTTGGGAGAAGAAACTCAGTGGTCTGAATGCTTATGACATTGCAGAGGAGCTGGTGAAAACTATGGAATTGCCTAAAGGCCTGCAAG GCGTAGGTCCAGGCTGCACAGACAAGACTCTCTTATCGGCTATTGCAAGCGCTCTCCACACTAGTGCTGCTCCCATCACTGGCCAGTTGTCAGCAGCTGTAGAGAAGAACCCGGGTGTGTGGCTCAACACGGCACAGCCGCTGTGCAAGGCTTTTATAGTCACTGATGAGGACATCAG GAAACAGGAGGAGTTGGTGTACAGTGTGAGGAAAAGGCTGGAGGAGGCTCTGATGGCTGATATGTTGGCCCATGTCGAGGAGGCTGCCAATGAAGGGGAGGCTCTGAAGGAGGAAGGCAACGGCAGTGAAGACATGGAGAGCGTATAG